From the genome of Streptomyces sp. JH34:
CTCGGTCACGGGGCTCTCACCACACCTACGTACAGGACACCTGAGATGACCGACATGCCTGCCCGCACGATCCAGCGGCGCGCCGACAGCGCGACTGTGACCGCCGACACGGGCGCTGCGGATCCGCTGCCCACGCCGCAGTACGCGGGTCTGTTCATCGAGCCCGACCTGCCGCCGTTCACCGACGAATCCGAGTGACCGGGGGACCCGCGACCGCCCCTGAGTGACCGGCCCGGCCGGACGGTCGTTGGGAGACCATGCGCATCCGTATCGGCGTGGTCGTCCTCGCAGTGGTCCTGCTGATCGCCGCGTTCATCTCGAACATCCCGTCCGGGGCAGAGACCGAGGCGGCCTGCCGACGGGCCCTCGACAACCTGTCGACGTGGACCAACCGTCCGGAGGTGTGCCTCGACGTGTCCTCGGAGACCTACCGGACGTTCCTCCTGATGTACCAGCTGCGGGAGGAGGGCCTGGACTAGGTCCAGGCCCCCGGTCCGGCTCAGCCCTGCTGTTCCTTCCACTCCGCCTGGGCCTCGTCGAGGTTTGCGGCGAGCGTGTCCAGGAAGTCCTTGGCGCTCGCCTTGCCGAGCAGCACCTTCTGGAAGCCGGCCTCGCTGTCGGCCTTGGACAGGGTGTTCCAGTCCGGCAGGTAGTAGGGGAGCTGGACGATCTTGGTGTCGCCGGAGAACAGCGCCTCCGCGCCGAGCTTGGTGGTCTCGGCCTTGTCGAGCCAGGGGTCCTCGGCCGCTTCCTTGTTGGCCGGGATCAGGCCTGCGGACTCGCTGAACTTCGAGTTCGAGGCGTGGGAGGCGGCGAACTCGATGAACTTCCAGGCGGCCGCCTTGTTCTCGGACGACTTGAGGAGGCCTAGGCCGGAGACGGGGTTGGAGACCATCACCCGGGTCCCGTCGGCGAGTTCCGGCTGCGGGATGCCACGGAACTTGTCGGTGCCGAGTGAGCTCACGTGGTCCTGGTAGGAACCCAGGTTGTGGTTGAGCATGGCGATGCCGCCGGAGTCGAACTGGGCGACCATCTTGGTGAAGTCGTTGTTGAGGTCGGCCTCAGGGGTGGCCTTCCTGTACAGCCCGACGTACTTCTCCAGTGCCGCGACGTTCTTCGGATCGTTGACCGTCGTGCTCGTCTGTGACTCGTCCCAGAACGAGTCGATGCCGGACTGCCCGTACATCGCGTCCAGTGCCTGGGCGATGGAACCCGGGCCGCCGCGGATGGTGTAGCCGAACTGGTTCTTCTTCTTGTCCGTCAGCTTCGCCGCGGCCCCGTAGAACTCGTCCCAGGTGTCCGGCTCGCCCAGCCCGGCCTTCTCGAACAGGTCCGTGCGGTAGTACAGGACGCCGTTCGTCGCGGAGATCGGCACCGTGTACATCTCGTCCCGGCCGGCGGCACTCCGCACGTTCTCGACCATCGCCTCGTTGAGCTTGCCCTTGAGGGAGCTCTTCTCGATCCGGTCGTCCAGCGGCTCCAGGGCGTCCTGCGCGGTGATCCCGGCGACCATCGCGGCGCCCACACCACCGACGTCCGGCAGCCCCCCTCCCTGGATGGCGGTGTCGTACTTCGACTGGGCCTCGGTGGAGGCGATGCCCACGTACTGCACGTCGATGTCCGGGTTCGCCTTCTCGAAGTCGGCGATGATCTCCTTCCAGATCGCCGTGCGGACACCGCCGTTCTCGTCCCAGAACACGATCTTCCCGGTTCCCGAGCCCTCGGCGCCCTTCGCGCCGGTCATGCCGCTCCCGTCGTCACCGCAGGCGGTGGCCGTGAGGGCCAGGGCGGAGACCAGGGATATCGCGGCGGCGAGACGGCTGTTGCGGGGCTTGATCATGGTCGGCTCTCTTCTCTGAGTGCTCACCGGCGGGGCGCTGCGCGGCAGGGCGCCGCAGCGTGAACCGTGCGGGGATGAAGGTCCTTCGGGAAAGCGCGGAGCTCCGGCAGTCCTGCGGAGCGTCGGGCGGGCACGTCACCGCCGCCAGGGCCGGGGCACACGGGCGGGACGGGTGGGCGGGGGTCCTTCAGCGTCTCCCGCGGCGCCGGGGGCGGCAGGGGAGAGGGCTCGGGGCTGGCTGCATACGGCGCTCGGCTCTCATATGGCGTCTGATATATGACATACGAAGGACAACGCGAAGAACGTAAGTCGGCCCACTCCCCCGGTCAATGCCCGTGCAGCAGAAAGTTCCCGGGTCCGGGAACGCGGAAGCGCCCCGGCCTTCGGAACTCGAGTTCCGGAGGCCGGGGCGCTTCCGTCGGCGTGGTCAGGCTTGCACGGTCGCCTTGTCCGCCGAGGAGCCGGTCCGATCACCGTCGGCCGAGGTGCGGACGAGGCCCGGGATGAGCGCGGCGACCGCCGCGGCGACGAGGGCGACACCGCAGCCGATCATCAGGCCGACGCGGAACCCGTCCTCGGAGGCGAGCGAGAAGCCGCCGAGGTCCATGGTCATCTGCGCCAGTACGACACCGATGACGGCCGATCCGATGGTCGTCCCCAGGGAACGCATCAGGGTGTTGAACCCGTTGGCCGCCGCGGTCTCCGAGAGCGGGACCGAGCTCATGATCAGGGCGGGCATCGCGCCGTAGGCCAGGCCGACGCCGCTGTTGATGACGATTCCGACGATCATCAGGCCCCAGGCGGAGCCCATGAGGAAGAGGGAGAGGCCGTAGCCGAGGGAGATCACGAGCGCACCGAGGACGAGTGCGATCTTGGGCCCACGTGCGTTGATCAGCTTCCCGCCGAGCGGGGAGACGATCATCATCATCACGCCACCGGGAGCCATCCACAGACCCGCGGCCAGCATCGACTGCCCGAGGCCGTACCCCGTGGCCTCGGGGAACTGGAGCAGCTGGGGGGCGATGAGCATGAAGGAGTACATGCCGACGCCGACCAGGATCGACGAGACGTTGGTCAGCAGCACGCGCGGACGGGCGGTGGTGCGCAGATCGACGAGCGGGTCACGGGTACGCAGCTCGTAGAACCCCCAGGCACCCAGGGCCACGACCGCGACCGCGAACAGGCCGAGCGTCGTGCCGGAGCCCCAGCCCCAGTCGGCGCCCTTGGAGATCGCCAGCAGGAGGGACACCAGGCCGACGGCGAGCCCGATCGCGCCGGGGGCGTCGAACCGCTGCCCCTTGGCGCCGGCCGGGACGTCCGGGACGAAGAGGTAGATGAGTACGGCGATCATCAGCGCCAGGACCGCGGAACCCCAGAACAGCACGCGCCAGCTGGCGTACTCGGCGACGGCGGCGGAGATCGGCAGACCGAGCGCGCCACCGATGCCCATGGAGGCGCTCACGAGGGCGATGGAGCCGCTGAGCTTCTCGGCGGGCACCACGTCGCGCAGGAGCGCGATGCCCAGCGGCACCATGCCCATGCCCATGCCCTGGAGACCTCGTCCGACGATCATCGGGACGACGGAGGAGGCCAGCGCGCACACGACCGACCCGACGATCAGCGGGACCGCGCAGGCCAGCAGCATGCGGCGCTTGCCGAGGAGGTCACCGAGCCTGCCGGTGACCGGCACGCACACGCCCGCGACCAGGAGGGTGACGGTGACCACCCAGGCCGCGTTCGACGAAGAGGTGTCCAGAATCCGCGGCAGCTCCGCGATCAGCGGGGTCACCAGCGTCTGCATCACGGCGGCGACGGTGCCGGCGAGTGCCAGCGTGGTGATCACACCGCCTGCGCGGGCTGTGGGCTGGGGTGCGTCCATATCGCGGGTCCTCGGCTATCCGGTCGGTTCGATGGGAGACTTGGCATCGTACATTCCTATTGCATCATGCACATCTTGTGGTCTATGCAAGTCTGCGTAAACATACGATGAAGTCAGCACGCACGACGACACACCGGCCCGCCCGGCAGGAAGCAGGAGGTGCCCGCGCATGAAAAGGGCAACGCATGAGGTCGAGTACGAGCAGATGCTGCTCAGCCGGCACGGCCTGCTGACCCACAGGAAGGGGCGCCGCAAGGACGGCCTCCTGGAGCGCAGCGCGTACGTCCTGCTCAGCCGCATCCGCGTACAGGGCCCCATGTCCGTCGGTGAGCTCAGCGAGGCCTTCGATCTCGACGTCTCCACCCTCAACCGGCAGACCGCCGCGGTCATGCGCGCCGGATTCGTGGAACGCATCCCCGATCCGGACGGGGGCATGGCCCGCAAGTTCCGCATCACCGAGGAGGGGGCGAGGACCCTCGACGCGGAACGCGAGGGCATGGTCAGCTCCCTGGAGCGCGTCATGGCCGACTGGGCCGACGAGGACATCTCCGCCTTCGCCGGCTACCTGCGTCGCTTCAACTCCGACATCGAGCGCATCGGCGGCCGTCCCTGGCCGCGCCCCTGAGCCACCGGCCGGAAGAAGCCGCGAGGGCCCGTCCCCGGCGGCTGTGCCTCACGGAACCCGGCGGGCGGAGGACGCGAGGCGATCGGCGAGCTCGGCGACGAGGTCGCGCAGTTCGTCCGGGCGCTCGATGACGAAGGGCCGGTCGAGCGCGGCCAGCACCGGAGGCAGCCAGCCGAGCCGCTCCGCCCTGATACCGACACGCCACCAGCGTCCGGGCGTCGGGGCGTCGCAGGCCGCGGGTCCCTCCTCCGCCTCCAGGATCGCGACGGCTGCGGGAAGCCGGGCCCTGATCGCCTCCGCCGTTCCGTGGATCCGCAGGGTCACCTCGTGCCGGTACCCGGCCGTGGCGAAGCCCGACAGCACGCGCGCGGCCGGATCGGTACCCGCGGGCACCTCGAACGATCCGGGGAGGGCCCGCGCGTCGGTGATGCGGTCGAGCCGGAAGGTCCGGTCCTCGCCGATCCCGGGGTCCCTGCCGGTGACGTACCACCGGCCCGCGTGGGCGACGATCCCGTAGGCGTGCAGCGTGCGTTCGCCGCGCCGGCCGTCGCCGCCGGTGTATCTCATCGTGACCGGTCGGCTGTGACGCACCGCGTCGGCGATCGTGAGCAGGACCCCGGTGTCCGGGGCGGCGAACCCGCCGGGCCCGTCCGTGAAGGCGAGGGATTCGAGGAGCGTGTCGAGCCGGCCCGCGAGGTGCCTGGGAAGCACGCGCCGGATCTTGGCGGACGCCGTCTCGCTCGCCGTGTGCCCTGCCGCCGGTCCCGCCCTGCGCCCCGCCACCAGGCCGAGCAGCACGGCCAGCGCCTCGTCGTCGCTCAGCATGAGGGGCGGCAGGCGGTACCCGGCGCCGAGCCTGTATCCGCCGTACCGGCCCCGCACCGACTCCACGGGCACATCGAGGTCGATCAGCTGGTCCACGTACCGCCGCACGGTCCGCCCGTCGACGCCGAGCCGGTCGGCGAGCTCCGCCACCGTGCGCGTGCCGCCGGACTGCAGCAGCTCCAGGAGTGTCAGCACACGGCCGGCGGGTCGGGTCATGGCTACAGCCTAGAACCGATACAGGACGGAAACTGTCCACTATCTCCCCTAGCCTCCGACATGCACGACGCCGGCACGACGTCGTCACGACCCTGGGAGGCCCTCATGAACTTCGTCTCGATCCGCATCATCACCAGTGACGTCGCACGCCTCGTCACCTTCTACGAGCGGGTCACGGAGGTGCGGGCGGAGTGGGCCAACGACGACTTCGCCGAACTCAGGACACCCGCCGCCACCCTCGCGATCGCGAGCACCCGCACCGTCCCCCTGTTCGCCCCCGGCTCCGCCCGCCCGGCGGAGAACCACAGCGTGATCACCGAGTTCCTCGTCGACGACGTGGACCGCGTGCACCGGAACCTGGCGGACGTCGTCACCGACCTCGTGGCCGAGCCCACCACGATGCCCTGGGGCAACCGCTCGCTGCTGTTCCGGGACCCGGACGGCAACCTGGTCAACTTCTTCACCCCCGTCACCCCGGAGGCCGTGGAGAAGTTCGCCCGCTGAGGAGACACAGCCGCTCCCGCCGCGCCGCACCCAGGAGGCCGAGGCGGACGTCACCATACGAACATGGGTATGGGTACTCATGCCGCTGCCGCAGCCCCGACGGCATCGTGTGTCTCACACCGAGCAACACGGTTTCCTCACATCGGAGTTGAAGATGGCTGCCTCGCCTCGCACCCTGTCCCTGTCCCTTCGCCGGTACCTGCTGAACCCGGCCGCCCTGGGCTACCTGGCCGTCGTGGCCGCAGTCGGCGTATGGGTCGGGTTGGACGCGCTCCTGGTCGAGCGGGCGGACGCCAGTCTCGCCGGGGTCTGGCTGTTCCTCGTGACCGCCCCGACCTCGATGCTGTTCCTGGCCCTTCCCGGCGTGCTCCCGTTCGCCGGTGTCGCCGTCGGAGCCGTCATCCAGGCGCTGGCGCTCGGCGCCGCCTACCGCTGGGTCATCGGCCGGACCACGCGGCGCACCGCCACCGCCTGAGCAGGCATCATCGACCGACACCCGGGCGCCGACCGCGGCGCCCGCGCGAACGAGGTTTGAGGCCATGGCGAAGTGCAAGAAGTGCGGGGCGCGGAAGCGCCGTTGGCCCCGCTCCTGTTCCCGGTGCCGTACCGGATCCTCGGACCGGGCGGAAACGGCCGTGGAGGCCGCCGAACTGGCCGCGGAACTGGGACTGCTCGGCTGGATCGGGCGAGGCGTCATGACCATGGTGCGGCTGGCGCTGCGTGCGATCGGCTGACCGGAGTGACTCATCGTGATGCGGTCGTGCGATGGTGCAGATGACTCGTCGCAAGCGCCACCCGCTCACACGGATGTCCGGAAACCACTGAGCGCCTCGACCGGCCGAAGCCGGTCGAGGCGCTCAGTCGCAGGTCGGAGGGTGTTTCCTCGCCCCGCGATCGGTAGGCCGTGTGGGACTCGAACCCACAACCAACGGATTAAAAGTCCGCTGCTCTGACCAATTGAGCTAACGGCCCCGGATCGATCACCCCCGAGCATAGCTGCCCCGGGCCCGGCAGCCGATCGGGTATCGGTGCCGGGCCCTGTCGTGGCCGGGACCGAGCCGGTCAGTCCGTGGATTCGTCCGTGATCGTGCGCTTGTGAACCGGTGCGGTCGGCCTGAGGAACCAGTGCCGGGCCGAGACCAGCCACCACACGGCGGCGAAGCCGAGCACCACCAGCACGGCCAGCGGGGCGTAGTTGAAGCTCTCCCAGGTGACCGGGGACACCTGGGGCAGCATGAAGAGCACCGTGATCACCCCGACCCAGGT
Proteins encoded in this window:
- a CDS encoding sugar ABC transporter substrate-binding protein gives rise to the protein MIKPRNSRLAAAISLVSALALTATACGDDGSGMTGAKGAEGSGTGKIVFWDENGGVRTAIWKEIIADFEKANPDIDVQYVGIASTEAQSKYDTAIQGGGLPDVGGVGAAMVAGITAQDALEPLDDRIEKSSLKGKLNEAMVENVRSAAGRDEMYTVPISATNGVLYYRTDLFEKAGLGEPDTWDEFYGAAAKLTDKKKNQFGYTIRGGPGSIAQALDAMYGQSGIDSFWDESQTSTTVNDPKNVAALEKYVGLYRKATPEADLNNDFTKMVAQFDSGGIAMLNHNLGSYQDHVSSLGTDKFRGIPQPELADGTRVMVSNPVSGLGLLKSSENKAAAWKFIEFAASHASNSKFSESAGLIPANKEAAEDPWLDKAETTKLGAEALFSGDTKIVQLPYYLPDWNTLSKADSEAGFQKVLLGKASAKDFLDTLAANLDEAQAEWKEQQG
- a CDS encoding MFS transporter; protein product: MDAPQPTARAGGVITTLALAGTVAAVMQTLVTPLIAELPRILDTSSSNAAWVVTVTLLVAGVCVPVTGRLGDLLGKRRMLLACAVPLIVGSVVCALASSVVPMIVGRGLQGMGMGMVPLGIALLRDVVPAEKLSGSIALVSASMGIGGALGLPISAAVAEYASWRVLFWGSAVLALMIAVLIYLFVPDVPAGAKGQRFDAPGAIGLAVGLVSLLLAISKGADWGWGSGTTLGLFAVAVVALGAWGFYELRTRDPLVDLRTTARPRVLLTNVSSILVGVGMYSFMLIAPQLLQFPEATGYGLGQSMLAAGLWMAPGGVMMMIVSPLGGKLINARGPKIALVLGALVISLGYGLSLFLMGSAWGLMIVGIVINSGVGLAYGAMPALIMSSVPLSETAAANGFNTLMRSLGTTIGSAVIGVVLAQMTMDLGGFSLASEDGFRVGLMIGCGVALVAAAVAALIPGLVRTSADGDRTGSSADKATVQA
- a CDS encoding MarR family transcriptional regulator, which gives rise to MKRATHEVEYEQMLLSRHGLLTHRKGRRKDGLLERSAYVLLSRIRVQGPMSVGELSEAFDLDVSTLNRQTAAVMRAGFVERIPDPDGGMARKFRITEEGARTLDAEREGMVSSLERVMADWADEDISAFAGYLRRFNSDIERIGGRPWPRP
- a CDS encoding YafY family protein, with the protein product MTRPAGRVLTLLELLQSGGTRTVAELADRLGVDGRTVRRYVDQLIDLDVPVESVRGRYGGYRLGAGYRLPPLMLSDDEALAVLLGLVAGRRAGPAAGHTASETASAKIRRVLPRHLAGRLDTLLESLAFTDGPGGFAAPDTGVLLTIADAVRHSRPVTMRYTGGDGRRGERTLHAYGIVAHAGRWYVTGRDPGIGEDRTFRLDRITDARALPGSFEVPAGTDPAARVLSGFATAGYRHEVTLRIHGTAEAIRARLPAAVAILEAEEGPAACDAPTPGRWWRVGIRAERLGWLPPVLAALDRPFVIERPDELRDLVAELADRLASSARRVP
- a CDS encoding VOC family protein; the protein is MNFVSIRIITSDVARLVTFYERVTEVRAEWANDDFAELRTPAATLAIASTRTVPLFAPGSARPAENHSVITEFLVDDVDRVHRNLADVVTDLVAEPTTMPWGNRSLLFRDPDGNLVNFFTPVTPEAVEKFAR